In Wenyingzhuangia fucanilytica, the following are encoded in one genomic region:
- a CDS encoding chorismate-binding protein → MKYSEQINSAYKAQKPFVAYKNPNENKIHVIIQDTDELIEFEDFTASGFVFAPFNDADKAILIKPDICFVDQVQSVDFELKKNVYNNNEDEKLNHINIVNNAINTIKETELSKIVISRKEEVLVPDFDLLAVYNKLINKYANAYVYVWFHPKVGLWMGATPETLLKVVGNKFKTMALAGTQPFKGDINPIWGEKELEEQQMVSDFIQQHLENVVDDLELSKVETVKAGSLLHLKTNITGRLRKSKDVQSLVKLLHPTPAVCGLPKELSKTFILQNENYNRSYYSGYLGVLNIAEETSFFVNLRCFQLLNNTAILYVGGGITTESNAQKEWEETVAKSQIIKSVL, encoded by the coding sequence TAAGGCACAAAAGCCTTTTGTTGCTTATAAAAATCCAAATGAAAATAAAATTCATGTCATTATTCAGGATACTGATGAGTTGATTGAATTTGAAGATTTTACAGCTTCAGGGTTTGTTTTTGCACCTTTTAATGATGCTGATAAAGCAATTTTAATAAAACCAGATATTTGTTTTGTAGACCAAGTACAAAGTGTTGATTTTGAGTTGAAAAAGAATGTTTATAACAATAACGAGGATGAAAAGTTAAATCACATCAATATTGTTAATAATGCGATAAACACAATAAAGGAAACAGAACTTTCTAAAATTGTAATATCTAGAAAAGAAGAGGTCTTGGTTCCTGATTTTGATTTGTTGGCAGTGTATAATAAGTTAATTAATAAATACGCCAATGCTTATGTTTATGTTTGGTTTCATCCTAAAGTTGGTTTGTGGATGGGAGCAACTCCAGAAACTTTGTTAAAAGTTGTAGGGAACAAGTTTAAAACGATGGCTTTGGCAGGAACCCAACCATTTAAAGGTGATATAAATCCTATTTGGGGAGAAAAAGAGTTGGAAGAACAACAAATGGTTTCTGATTTTATTCAACAGCATTTAGAAAATGTAGTTGATGATTTAGAGTTGTCTAAGGTAGAAACTGTAAAAGCGGGAAGTTTGTTGCATTTAAAAACCAATATTACAGGTAGGTTACGTAAATCAAAAGATGTTCAATCTTTAGTTAAGTTATTGCATCCTACACCAGCGGTATGTGGTTTGCCTAAAGAATTGAGTAAAACATTTATTTTGCAAAATGAAAACTACAATAGGTCTTATTATAGTGGTTATTTAGGTGTGTTAAATATTGCTGAAGAAACTTCTTTTTTTGTGAATTTAAGATGTTTTCAGTTATTAAATAATACAGCTATTTTATATGTAGGAGGCGGAATAACTACAGAGAGTAACGCCCAAAAAGAATGGGAAGAAACAGTTGCAAAAAGTCAGATAATTAAATCGGTACTTTAG
- a CDS encoding Spy/CpxP family protein refolding chaperone — protein sequence MKKHITLIALFLLTSSIVFGQGNDKNSREKIATAKISFISNELSLTPEQAEKFWPVYNSLKDEIYSLYQQKRELERNVNHDKITEKQAKIVLEKIIAKNQEIDRKKADFMKDLGKILNNKQLLKLNYAEHKFKKTLLERIKKEH from the coding sequence ATGAAAAAACATATAACTCTAATCGCTTTATTTTTATTAACAAGTTCTATTGTTTTCGGACAAGGAAATGATAAAAACTCTCGTGAAAAAATAGCAACTGCCAAAATTAGTTTCATTTCAAACGAATTGTCTCTTACACCTGAACAAGCAGAAAAATTCTGGCCTGTTTACAATAGTTTAAAAGATGAGATATACTCTTTATATCAACAAAAAAGAGAACTAGAAAGAAACGTAAATCACGATAAAATTACCGAGAAACAAGCTAAAATTGTCCTTGAAAAAATCATAGCAAAAAATCAAGAAATAGACCGTAAAAAGGCCGATTTCATGAAGGATTTAGGTAAAATTCTTAACAACAAACAATTGCTTAAACTTAATTATGCTGAACATAAGTTTAAAAAGACTTTGTTAGAAAGAATAAAAAAAGAACACTAA
- a CDS encoding RNA polymerase sigma factor — MDEEQRLINDLKNAKTQSKAFDELVKLYKVRLYWHIRKIVISHDDTDDVLQNTFIKVFKNIHGFKEESKLFSWMYRIATNEAISFLNKRAKKSNLDIDEYQKELRSSLQDDELFDGDSIQLILQKAIAELPQKQQLVFNMKYYDEMKYEEMSEILETSVGALKASYHHAVKKIEAFIKKH, encoded by the coding sequence ATAGACGAAGAACAAAGACTAATTAACGATTTAAAAAATGCCAAAACACAATCTAAGGCATTTGATGAATTAGTGAAACTATATAAGGTTCGCTTGTATTGGCATATCCGTAAAATAGTAATTAGTCACGACGATACTGATGATGTACTACAAAACACTTTTATCAAAGTATTTAAGAACATTCATGGTTTTAAAGAAGAGAGCAAACTTTTTTCTTGGATGTACCGTATTGCCACTAATGAAGCCATTTCATTTTTAAACAAAAGAGCTAAAAAAAGTAATTTAGATATAGATGAATATCAAAAAGAACTAAGAAGTTCCTTACAAGATGATGAACTTTTTGATGGTGATAGTATTCAATTAATTTTACAAAAAGCCATAGCAGAACTACCACAAAAACAACAATTGGTATTCAATATGAAATATTATGATGAAATGAAGTACGAAGAAATGTCTGAAATTTTAGAAACTTCTGTAGGGGCTTTAAAAGCTTCATACCATCATGCTGTAAAAAAAATAGAAGCTTTTATAAAAAAACATTAA
- a CDS encoding nicotinate-nucleotide adenylyltransferase: MAVIHKGDIPVENILTSKTKALKINLNKNIYGTFSEIGAGQETVRHFFRAGGSSGTIAKAMSAYDKDFSDAIYGVEEHHRYVTESRLKKMLRHEIQLIEDRLDRAKHPEKIYFSYANTVATIDFAKKFKGHGWVGIQFQLDPNEPYNEIVLHTRFKQTDATLQQETLGRLGVNLIYGAFYYNDNPKDLIKSLYDNIDLDEIEIDMINFSGPRFTYVDNRLMSLQLVRNGMTNAVMFDSLGKNLLPAQELYKKNILALRGRFRPVTKVNMDVYEGSQKLFFENKRVDPKSTRTIFEITLSNLKNEGEINERDFLDRADLLCSLGQIVMITNFQEYYKLVEYFGEFTNEQIGFAMGTDSIMNIFDIKYYNNLKGSILEGIGKLFSNNLKIYLYPILGEDETSIIDSNNLRLNHKVKELYKYFKQANKIIDIKEYDVAHMKIQGQDVFRKISANEDGWESMLPEGIAETIKFKGLFGYRKKINP; encoded by the coding sequence ATGGCTGTAATACACAAAGGAGATATTCCTGTAGAAAATATTCTAACCAGTAAAACAAAAGCTCTTAAAATAAACCTTAACAAAAACATTTACGGAACATTTTCCGAAATTGGAGCTGGGCAAGAAACCGTAAGACATTTTTTTAGAGCAGGAGGTTCTTCTGGAACTATTGCCAAAGCGATGAGTGCCTATGACAAAGACTTTTCTGATGCTATTTATGGAGTTGAAGAACATCACCGATATGTAACTGAGAGTCGCTTAAAAAAAATGTTACGTCACGAAATTCAATTGATAGAAGATCGTCTTGATAGAGCAAAACATCCAGAAAAAATTTATTTTTCCTATGCCAACACTGTTGCCACTATAGATTTTGCTAAAAAATTTAAAGGGCATGGATGGGTCGGAATTCAATTTCAATTAGATCCTAACGAACCTTATAACGAAATTGTATTACACACTCGTTTTAAGCAAACAGATGCCACTTTACAACAAGAAACCCTTGGACGTTTAGGAGTAAATTTAATTTATGGGGCTTTTTATTATAACGATAATCCTAAAGATTTAATAAAATCTTTATACGACAATATTGATCTTGATGAGATTGAAATTGACATGATTAACTTTTCTGGGCCTCGTTTTACTTATGTAGATAACAGATTAATGAGTTTGCAATTGGTTAGAAATGGAATGACCAATGCGGTGATGTTTGACTCTTTAGGGAAAAACCTTTTACCTGCTCAAGAATTATACAAAAAGAATATTTTGGCTTTAAGAGGTCGTTTTAGACCTGTTACTAAAGTTAACATGGATGTTTACGAAGGTTCTCAAAAACTATTTTTTGAAAACAAAAGAGTAGATCCTAAAAGTACCAGAACCATTTTTGAAATCACTCTTTCTAACTTAAAAAATGAAGGAGAAATAAATGAGCGAGACTTTTTAGACCGTGCCGATTTATTATGTTCTCTAGGGCAAATTGTAATGATTACCAACTTCCAAGAATACTATAAATTGGTGGAGTATTTTGGAGAATTTACCAACGAGCAAATAGGTTTTGCCATGGGAACCGATAGTATTATGAATATTTTTGATATTAAATACTACAACAATCTTAAAGGAAGTATTTTAGAAGGAATAGGTAAATTATTCTCTAATAACTTAAAAATATACCTATACCCTATTTTAGGAGAAGATGAAACTTCAATCATTGATAGTAATAATTTAAGACTTAACCACAAGGTTAAAGAATTATATAAATACTTTAAACAAGCTAATAAAATTATAGACATTAAAGAATACGATGTTGCTCACATGAAGATTCAAGGTCAAGATGTGTTTAGAAAAATTAGCGCTAATGAAGATGGTTGGGAATCTATGCTTCCTGAAGGAATTGCAGAAACTATTAAATTTAAAGGATTATTTGGCTACAGAAAAAAAATAAATCCATAA
- a CDS encoding MBL fold metallo-hydrolase, whose protein sequence is MKVTFLGTGTSQGIPMLLSDEPVNFSTDIKDKRMRSSIHIQWENGTCLIDCGADFRVQILNNNIKDIDGILFTHEHSDHIAGLDDIRPFCYKAGSMPVYGMPRVIDSLAKRYDYIFSTENRYPGAASVIPNIVDEKSFQFKNKTIIPIEVDHGGLPILGYRIDDFAYLTDVKSISNYSLEKLKGVKTIVLSALRIEAHPTHMNLEEALEMVKLINPEKAYFTHISHRLGFHKEVSKSLPKNVFLAYDGLQIEM, encoded by the coding sequence ATGAAAGTAACTTTTTTAGGCACAGGTACTTCTCAAGGTATTCCAATGTTATTATCTGATGAACCCGTAAACTTTTCAACAGATATAAAAGATAAAAGAATGCGTTCTTCAATCCATATTCAATGGGAAAATGGAACTTGCTTAATAGATTGTGGCGCGGATTTTAGAGTACAAATTTTAAACAATAATATTAAAGATATTGATGGTATTTTGTTTACTCACGAGCATTCTGATCATATAGCAGGTTTAGATGATATTAGACCTTTTTGTTATAAAGCTGGATCAATGCCTGTTTATGGTATGCCTAGGGTTATAGATAGCTTAGCAAAAAGGTATGATTATATTTTTAGTACAGAAAACAGATATCCTGGAGCGGCATCAGTAATTCCTAATATTGTTGACGAGAAATCTTTTCAATTTAAAAATAAAACGATTATTCCTATTGAGGTTGATCATGGGGGTTTACCAATTTTAGGGTATAGAATTGATGATTTTGCGTACTTAACGGATGTAAAATCAATTAGTAATTATTCCTTAGAAAAATTAAAAGGAGTTAAAACAATTGTGTTAAGTGCATTAAGGATTGAAGCACACCCAACGCATATGAATTTAGAAGAAGCTTTAGAAATGGTTAAATTAATCAATCCAGAAAAAGCTTATTTTACACATATTAGTCATCGTTTAGGTTTTCATAAAGAAGTTAGTAAATCATTACCTAAAAATGTTTTTTTAGCTTATGATGGTTTACAAATAGAAATGTAA
- a CDS encoding YqaE/Pmp3 family membrane protein, whose amino-acid sequence MTNKILLIVLAILLPPLAVYLKRGVDKHLLINIVLCFVFYFPGIIHSLWVVTQD is encoded by the coding sequence ATGACAAATAAAATTTTACTTATTGTACTAGCTATTTTGTTACCTCCATTAGCAGTTTATTTAAAAAGAGGCGTAGACAAACATTTACTGATTAATATAGTTTTATGTTTTGTTTTTTATTTCCCAGGGATTATACATAGTTTATGGGTGGTTACACAAGACTAA
- a CDS encoding alpha/beta hydrolase, producing the protein MTDLSLEYLVQEPKIKTDKTPLILLIHGYGSNKEDLFSFASELPQQALVVSVQAPIALPFGGYAWYSISFDADENKFSDPDEGKDSVQKLNVFLDEIIEKYKVDTNNIFLTGFSQGAILSYAFSFTFPEKVQHVVALSGYFNHDFLIEKPIKNKVDYFISHGTVDQVIPIDWARKAPEFLTSIGVDNTYKEYPVGHGIHPNNFYEFKDWILKRI; encoded by the coding sequence ATGACAGATTTATCTTTAGAATACTTGGTTCAAGAACCTAAAATTAAAACAGACAAAACACCTTTAATTTTACTTATTCACGGATACGGAAGCAATAAAGAAGATTTATTTTCTTTTGCTAGCGAATTACCACAACAAGCTTTAGTAGTAAGTGTGCAAGCCCCAATAGCTTTGCCTTTTGGTGGTTATGCATGGTACAGTATTAGTTTTGATGCTGATGAAAACAAATTTTCTGACCCTGATGAAGGAAAAGATTCTGTTCAAAAATTGAATGTTTTTTTAGATGAAATTATAGAAAAATATAAGGTTGACACCAACAATATCTTTTTAACAGGGTTTAGTCAAGGAGCTATTTTAAGCTATGCTTTTTCTTTTACTTTTCCAGAAAAAGTACAACATGTAGTAGCTTTAAGCGGATATTTTAATCACGATTTTTTAATAGAAAAACCAATTAAAAACAAGGTAGATTATTTTATCTCTCACGGAACTGTAGATCAGGTAATCCCAATTGACTGGGCTAGAAAAGCTCCAGAATTTTTAACTTCTATTGGGGTTGATAATACTTATAAAGAATATCCTGTAGGACATGGAATTCATCCCAATAATTTTTACGAATTTAAAGATTGGATTTTAAAACGTATATAA
- a CDS encoding dihydroorotase yields MNILLKSATVFDPKSTHHKKTVDVLIENGLISKIDNSINCPQNCEEINLENLTISNGWFDASVSFGEPGYEDRETIENGIQVAAKSGFTQIGLNSNCYPFTDSKSMVNYLKTKASGSPVTIYPIGSLTKKSEGKEIAELYDMQQAGAIAFNDYKKGIKNANLVKIALQYTQSFGGLVMSYPNNCNISGEGIVNEGISSTHLGLKGIPALAEELQVSRDLFLLEYTGGKLHIPTISTAKSVALIKEAKSKGLQITCSVSADHLTITDEELKSFDANYKIAPPLRTQSDVEALIEGLKEGTIDFITSDHDPIDIENKKLEFSNAIDGSIGLESLFVSLQETLGLELIIEKLTTIPQTIFGLKTSTIKEGEKANISLFTTKGTGTFTLNNILSTSTNSAYLGKKTTGKVYGTYNNGILTLA; encoded by the coding sequence ATGAATATATTATTAAAATCGGCTACCGTTTTTGACCCTAAAAGTACGCATCATAAAAAAACAGTTGATGTTTTAATAGAAAATGGTCTTATTTCTAAAATAGACAACTCTATTAATTGTCCCCAAAATTGCGAGGAAATCAATCTAGAAAACTTAACCATATCTAACGGATGGTTTGATGCTAGTGTAAGTTTTGGTGAGCCAGGATACGAGGACAGAGAAACCATTGAAAACGGAATACAAGTTGCTGCAAAAAGCGGATTTACACAAATTGGTTTAAACTCCAACTGCTATCCTTTTACGGATTCTAAATCCATGGTAAATTATTTAAAAACCAAAGCATCAGGTAGTCCAGTAACAATATATCCTATAGGTAGTTTAACCAAAAAGAGCGAAGGAAAAGAAATTGCTGAATTGTACGATATGCAACAAGCAGGTGCTATTGCTTTTAATGACTATAAAAAAGGTATTAAAAATGCCAACTTGGTTAAAATTGCTTTACAATACACACAAAGTTTTGGCGGATTAGTGATGAGTTACCCTAATAACTGCAACATTTCTGGAGAAGGAATTGTTAACGAAGGAATTAGCAGCACTCATTTAGGATTAAAAGGAATTCCTGCTTTGGCAGAAGAATTACAAGTAAGCAGAGATTTATTTTTACTAGAATATACGGGTGGAAAACTTCATATTCCAACCATTAGTACTGCAAAATCTGTGGCACTGATTAAAGAAGCTAAATCAAAAGGTTTACAGATAACTTGTAGTGTAAGTGCAGATCACCTAACCATTACAGATGAAGAACTAAAAAGTTTTGATGCCAATTATAAAATTGCTCCACCATTAAGAACACAAAGTGATGTAGAGGCTTTAATAGAAGGATTAAAAGAAGGAACAATAGATTTTATTACTTCGGATCACGATCCTATAGATATTGAAAACAAAAAACTTGAATTTAGCAATGCTATTGACGGAAGTATTGGTTTAGAAAGTTTATTTGTGAGTTTACAAGAAACATTAGGTTTAGAACTTATTATTGAAAAGTTAACAACTATTCCTCAAACCATTTTTGGATTAAAAACATCTACTATTAAAGAAGGGGAAAAAGCCAACATCAGCTTATTTACCACAAAAGGAACAGGAACTTTTACCTTAAACAATATTTTATCTACCTCAACAAACAGTGCGTATTTAGGTAAAAAAACTACAGGAAAAGTTTATGGTACTTACAATAACGGAATCTTAACTTTAGCTTAA
- a CDS encoding 5'-methylthioadenosine/adenosylhomocysteine nucleosidase — MIGIISAMHDELAELLEILQDKKTINLGNRTYYTGNITNQKVVIVFSKWGKVAAAITTTELISRFHVSQIIFSGVAGAINPQLNIGDIVYGTSLIQHDMDASPLFPKFEIPLLGKSTIKTTDDDKLLDCVQEFNQQYYDYISPKEAQQFNIDKPKVIKGLIASGDEFINSDIKLKQLQNDIPNLQCVEMEGAAVAQVCEEYKIPFSIIRIISDKADHSAHIDFPAFTKLVASKYAKGILENYCS; from the coding sequence ATGATTGGAATTATCAGTGCCATGCACGATGAGCTTGCTGAGCTTTTAGAAATATTACAAGATAAAAAAACAATAAATTTAGGAAACAGAACATACTACACAGGAAATATCACCAACCAAAAAGTAGTGATTGTTTTTTCTAAATGGGGTAAAGTTGCTGCAGCCATAACCACTACAGAATTAATCAGTAGGTTCCATGTTTCACAAATTATTTTTTCTGGTGTAGCTGGAGCCATCAACCCACAACTAAATATAGGAGATATAGTATATGGTACATCTTTAATTCAGCACGATATGGATGCCTCTCCTCTATTTCCAAAATTTGAAATTCCATTATTAGGAAAATCGACGATTAAAACAACAGATGATGATAAACTTTTGGATTGTGTTCAAGAGTTTAACCAGCAATATTACGATTATATATCTCCTAAAGAAGCTCAACAATTTAATATAGACAAACCTAAAGTAATTAAAGGGTTAATTGCTAGTGGTGATGAGTTTATTAATAGTGACATCAAACTAAAACAATTGCAAAACGATATTCCTAACCTACAATGCGTAGAAATGGAAGGAGCTGCAGTAGCTCAAGTTTGTGAGGAATATAAAATCCCCTTTTCTATTATTAGAATTATATCAGACAAAGCAGACCACAGTGCACATATAGATTTTCCTGCTTTTACAAAATTAGTTGCTAGTAAGTATGCAAAAGGGATTCTAGAAAATTATTGCAGTTAA